In Trifolium pratense cultivar HEN17-A07 linkage group LG7, ARS_RC_1.1, whole genome shotgun sequence, a genomic segment contains:
- the LOC123893915 gene encoding DEAD-box ATP-dependent RNA helicase 36 has product MEQPQHLVEQNFPLFKPSRKPSTNPSLSTSNSQTQTPQNDVVTHENPTSNPENTATTTFSDLGLSEWAVKTCKELGMKFPRRVQQYCIPKILEGRHVIGIDETGSGKTAAFALPILQRLAEHPFGVFALVVTPTRELAFQLADQFRALGSSVRLRTAVVVGGMDMLTQTKELVARPHLVIATPGRIKVLLKDNPEIAPVFARTKFLVLDEADRVLDVGFQEELKFIFQCLPENRQNLFFSATTTSNLQKLRERYQDKLYAFEAYEGFKTVEKLTQQAVFIPKKVKDVYLLHILSKMKDMGIRSAIVFVSTCRDCHRLNLMLEVLDQEAAALYSFRSQAQRLEALQEFKSGKVPILLATDVAGRGLDIPTVDLVINYDVPRFPRDYIHRVGRTARAGRGGLALSLVTQNDVDLIREIEALIERQLEMIEYKENEVLSLMKKVFSAKNVANMKMMDDGFEEKAKERKKQKLKMLEEKGLLKQRSKRKRNKEFAEKRNKQEKVEVDALSNIESPKKKSKKRK; this is encoded by the exons ATGGAGCAACCACAACACTTAGTAGAACAAAACTTCCCACTCTTCAAACCATCACGCAAACCCTCAACAAACCCTTCACTCTCCACTTCCAATTCCCAAACCCAAACCCCTCAAAACGACGTCGTTACGCATGAAAACCCAACCTCCAACCCCGAAAACACCGCCACCACCACATTCTCCGATCTCGGCCTCTCCGAATGGGCGGTCAAGACATGCAAAGAGCTCGGAATGAAGTTTCCACGCCGCGTCCAACAGTACTGTATCCCAAAGATTCTAGAAGGCCGTCATGTAATTGGAATTGATGAGACTGGTAGCGGTAAAACTGCGGCGTTTGCGCTACCTATTCTTCAGCGACTCGCGGAGCATCCGTTTGGTGTGTTTGCTCTTGTGGTGACGCCGACTCGTGAGCTTGCGTTTCAGTTGGCGGACCAGTTTCGTGCTCTTGGATCATCGGTTCGTCTCCGAACTGCGGTGGTTGTTGGTGGTATGGATATGCTTACACAGACGAAGGAGTTGGTTGCTAGACCTCATCTTGTTATTGCTACTCCTGGGAGGATTAAGGTTTTGCTTAAGGATAATCCTGAAATTGCTCCTGTTTTCGCTAGGACTAAG TTTCTTGTCTTGGATGAAGCAGATAGAGTCCTGGATGTTGGGTTTCAGGAGGAATTGAAATTTATCTTTCAGTGCTTACCCGAAAACCGCCAAAACCTATTCTTTTCTGCAACCACGACTAGTAATCTGCAAAAGTTGCGTGAGCGTTATCAAGATAAGCTGTATGCCTTCGAGGCTTATGAAGGGTTTAAGACAGTTGAAAAACTCACTCAACAAGCTGTATTCATCCCTAAAAAGGTGAAGGATGTATATTTGTTGCATATCTTGTCTAAAATGAAAGATATGGGCATTCGTTCTGCAATTGTCTTCGTCTCTACTTGCAG AGATTGTCATCGTTTAAATTTAATGTTGGAAGTGCTTGATCAAGAAGCTGCAGCTCTATATTCATTCAGATCACAGGCTCAGAGGCTTGAAGCACTTCAAGAATTTAAATCTGGAAAGGTTCCTATATTATTAGCAACTGATGTTGCTGGTCGCGGTTTGGATATTCCTACGGTTGACCTTGTTATCAATTATGATGTTCcaag GTTTCCACGAGATTATATCCACCGTGTTGGTCGTACTGCAAGAGCAGGAAGAGGGGGACTCGCTTTGAGCCTAGTCACTCAG AATGATGTTGATCTCATTCGTGAAATAGAGGCCCTTATTGAAAGGCAACTTGAAATGATTGAATACAAAGAAAATGAGGTGCTTTCATTAATGAAAAAG GTTTTCAGTGCTAAGAATGTTGCAAACATGAAAATGATGGATGACGGCTTTGAAGAGAAAGCTAAAGAGCGGAAAAAACAGAAACTGAAAATGCTAGAAGAGAAAGGATTATTAAAGCAAAGAAGtaagagaaaaagaaataaagaatttGCAGAGAAAAGAAATAAACAGGAAAAAGTGGAAGTAGATGCATTATCAAATATAGAATCtccaaaaaaaaagagtaagaaGAGAAAGTAA
- the LOC123893916 gene encoding SKP1-like protein 14 — protein sequence MAEEQISSEINKLSLSETKISLVTADEVVFKIEPAIAKDMETVQSFIEETDGKITTIPLPNVFSHDLPLIIDYCEKNIAGKITKEFETQFVKNLNNEQVKDLFLAANYLNITKLLDFLSQVIADRIANKSVEYVRKYFGIENDFSPEEEAKLREELAWTFTGVDEDEDEN from the coding sequence ATGGCAGAAGAACAAATTTCATCAGAGATTAACAAACTCTCTCTCTCCGAAACTAAAATCTCACTCGTAACCGCCGACGAGGTCGTTTTCAAAATCGAACCAGCAATCGCAAAAGATATGGAAACGGTTCAATCGTTCATCGAAGAAACCGACGGAAAAATCACAACGATTCCTCTTCCCAATGTATTCAGTCATGATCTTCCTTTAATCATCGATTACTGTGAGAAGAACATTGCTGGAAAGATCACGAAGGAATTCGAAACTCAATTCGTGAAAAATCTGAACAATGAACAGGTCAAAGATCTTTTCCTTGCTGCTAATTACTTGAATATCACGAAACTTCTTGATTTTCTGAGTCAGGTTATTGCTGATCGAATTGCGAATAAGAGTGTGGAGTATGTGAGAAAGTATTTTGGGATTGAGAATGATTTTTCGCCGGAGGAAGAGGCTAAGCTTCGGGAAGAGCTTGCTTGGACTTTTACAGGTGTTGACGAAGATGAAGATGAGAATTGA
- the LOC123896396 gene encoding SKP1-like protein 14, whose translation MAQEASSSTSSKTISLKTGDGEIFEIEASAAKQMKTVQRLIDDLGDDITIPLHNVFSKELPKIIEYYKKDITGEITKDFEAEFVKDLNDDEVKVLFLAANYLDANKLFEFLSQNIADRLESKSVEYVRKYFGVENDFTPEEESKLREERAWSFRGIKEDE comes from the coding sequence ATGGCGCAAGAAGCATCATCTTCAACATCGTCAAAGACGATCTCATTGAAAACTGGTGACGGTGAAATATTTGAGATAGAAGCTTCTGCAGCAAAGCAGATGAAAACTGTGCAGCGTCTAATTGACGATTTGGGGGATGATATCACAATTCCTCTGCACAATGTTTTCAGCAAGGAACTCCCTAAGATAATCGAGTACTACAAGAAGGACATCACTGGAGAGATCACCAAGGATTTTGAAGCTGAGTTTGTAAAAGATCTCAACGACGACGAGGTCAAGGTCCTTTTCCTTGCAGCAAACTACTTGGATGCGAATAAACTTTTCGAATTTCTAAGTCAAAACATTGCAGATCGACTCGAGAGTAAGAGCGTAGAGTATGTGCGTAAGTATTTTGGTGTCGAAAATGATTTTACACCCGAGGAAGAATCCAAGCTCCGAGAAGAGCGTGCCTGGTCTTTTAGGGGGATCAAAGAAGATGAGTAg
- the LOC123896397 gene encoding SKP1-like protein 14, producing the protein MAEEKSQASSSKMLTLKASDGVLFEVELNIAKEMKTVQAYIDDCEDIETIPIPNVLGKHLAIVIEYIKKTNEEYDAEFEKQWNMDDLQLLLLAANYLNISGLQECLCKAIAKRIENKSPEYVRKVFNIENDHSPEEEAKLRKEYKWAFEGVDKD; encoded by the coding sequence ATGGCAGAAGAAAAATCACAAGCATCATCATCAAAGATGCTCACGCTGAAAGCATCTGATGGTGTTCTTTTCGAGGTTGAACTTAACATCGCAAAAGAGATGAAAACTGTGCAAGCATACATTGATGACTGCGAAGATATTGAAACAATTCCTATACCTAACGTATTGGGCAAGCATCTTGCTATAGTAATCGAGTACATCAAGAAAACCAACGAAGAATATGATGCCGAATTCGAGAAGCAATGGAATATGGATGACTTGCAGTTACTACTCCTTGCTGCAAATTATCTCAATATAAGCGGTCTTCAGGAATGTCTATGCAAGGCCATTGCCAAACGGATTGAGAATAAGAGCCCGGAGTATGTGCGCAAGGTTTTTAATATCGAAAACGATCATTCGCCTGAGGAAGAAGCCAAGCTCCGCAAGGAATATAAGTGGGCTTTTGAGGGTGTTGATAAAGATTAA